A window of Mucilaginibacter sp. PAMC 26640 contains these coding sequences:
- a CDS encoding ABC transporter — MEGEPLIHISNLTKSYGAKQVLKGLSLDIYPGQVIGYIGPNGAGKSTTVKILTGLIPDFEGTVKVNGISMAENPLAIKKLIGYVPENAEIYDVLTPMEYLDFIGKLYGLEEAVLTSRAQKLLAAFGLGTNGNDRMDTFSKGMKQKVLLISGIIHNPKIIILDEPLSGLDANAVIMIKELIMRLSQEGKTIFYCSHMMDVVEKVSDRILLINKGEIIADGTFESLKQNHSDTLELIFSKLTGRDESTHETDAIINAFE; from the coding sequence ATGGAAGGCGAACCGCTCATACATATCAGTAATTTAACAAAATCATACGGAGCCAAACAGGTGCTAAAGGGCCTTTCGCTTGATATATATCCCGGCCAGGTGATCGGCTACATCGGCCCCAATGGTGCGGGTAAATCTACCACCGTAAAGATACTCACCGGGCTGATCCCCGATTTTGAGGGAACGGTAAAAGTTAATGGTATTTCAATGGCTGAGAATCCATTGGCCATTAAAAAGCTGATTGGGTATGTGCCCGAGAATGCCGAGATCTATGATGTGCTTACCCCTATGGAGTACCTTGATTTTATTGGCAAGCTTTACGGGTTAGAGGAAGCCGTGCTAACCTCCAGGGCGCAAAAACTGCTGGCCGCTTTTGGCCTGGGCACCAATGGGAACGACCGGATGGATACTTTCTCTAAAGGGATGAAACAAAAAGTATTGCTGATCTCCGGCATTATTCATAACCCTAAGATCATTATCCTGGATGAACCACTTTCCGGCCTTGATGCAAATGCGGTGATCATGATCAAAGAGCTGATCATGCGCTTATCCCAGGAGGGTAAAACCATTTTTTACTGCTCGCATATGATGGATGTGGTGGAGAAAGTATCCGACCGGATCCTGCTCATCAATAAAGGGGAGATCATTGCCGATGGTACTTTTGAATCACTTAAACAAAACCACAGCGATACCCTGGAATTGATATTCTCCAAACTAACCGGCAGGGATGAATCCACGCATGAAACAGATGCCATTATTAATGCCTTCGAATAA
- a CDS encoding metallophosphoesterase: MERRSALKSLGGLLLAPALTFGSNKPGKAKPVLRVAHLTDVHLKNKFKAPEKFAKCLHHVQNQSPGVDFILNGGDIVFDMNKENLDVINAQWKLMHDTLKADCSLPVHYCLGNHDIWWNENNKGQAVYGKQFSLDQLHLTRPYYSMMKGGWKFIILDSVHLDIDGTWYIGKLGDEQFAWLENELKTTNAATPVLIMSHIPILTATNLIEEDIVNKWVMLGGDMHTDTAKIIKLFYQHPNVKLCLSGHIHLREKLVYNNVTYICDGAVSGAWWEGNRRETAPGYGLIDLYADGSFEERYVNY; this comes from the coding sequence ATGGAAAGAAGATCGGCATTAAAAAGTCTGGGTGGCTTATTGTTGGCACCCGCATTAACCTTTGGCAGCAATAAGCCAGGTAAGGCAAAACCCGTTTTACGCGTTGCGCACCTCACCGACGTACATCTCAAGAATAAATTCAAGGCTCCGGAAAAATTTGCAAAGTGCCTGCACCATGTGCAAAATCAATCGCCCGGGGTAGATTTTATACTCAACGGCGGCGACATCGTTTTCGATATGAATAAAGAAAACCTAGATGTAATCAACGCCCAGTGGAAACTGATGCACGATACCCTTAAAGCAGATTGCAGTTTGCCGGTACATTATTGCCTGGGGAACCACGATATCTGGTGGAATGAGAACAACAAAGGACAGGCAGTTTATGGGAAACAGTTTTCATTAGATCAGCTTCATTTAACCAGGCCCTATTACAGTATGATGAAGGGGGGATGGAAGTTTATTATACTGGATAGCGTACACCTTGATATAGATGGCACCTGGTACATTGGCAAGCTGGGTGATGAACAATTTGCATGGCTGGAAAACGAATTGAAAACCACCAACGCAGCCACCCCCGTGCTGATCATGTCGCACATCCCTATTTTAACGGCGACGAACTTAATTGAAGAGGATATTGTAAACAAATGGGTGATGCTTGGCGGCGACATGCACACCGATACCGCAAAGATCATCAAACTATTTTATCAGCACCCCAATGTTAAACTATGTCTTAGCGGCCATATTCACCTGCGTGAAAAACTTGTTTATAATAATGTAACCTACATTTGCGACGGAGCCGTAAGTGGTGCCTGGTGGGAGGGAAACCGCCGGGAAACAGCGCCCGGCTACGGACTGATAGATCTATATGCCGATGGCAGTTTTGAGGAGCGGTATGTAAATTATTAA
- a CDS encoding glycoside hydrolase: MKKQLFTYLRIAGMGLAICIMAVSCKKDIKSTGADSVAVPKETTVATTTPRALTMVWSDEFNGTGVDGSKWNIDNGNPNVNNEKEYYQAANAAVTGGNLVITAKNQSVGGQPYTSAKLNTSGKFSIKYGRIEARIKLPAFQGSWPAFWMLGQNIGQVGWPQCGEIDIMEQVNTNNTILGTMHWNNNGHVYYGNSITATATDYHVYAVEWDANSIKWYVDGTLFNTGNIQNNINGTEEFQLPFYIILNLAVGGDLPGNTINNGALPASMYVDYVRVYNITGSTGSTAPIGQTVTLKGINNQYVSGENGTQAMNCNRATASGWEQFTVVDAGAGKVALQSQGKYVSSENGTQAITCNRTVISDWEKFDWVPTADGKVTFRGNNGKFISSENGTQAMTCTRATASGWEAFGVNK, encoded by the coding sequence ATGAAAAAGCAATTATTTACCTATTTGAGGATTGCCGGGATGGGCCTGGCGATCTGTATCATGGCTGTTTCCTGCAAAAAGGATATAAAATCTACAGGTGCAGATAGTGTAGCTGTGCCGAAGGAAACCACCGTAGCCACCACCACACCGAGGGCTTTAACCATGGTATGGTCGGATGAGTTTAACGGTACCGGAGTTGACGGCAGCAAATGGAACATTGATAATGGTAATCCCAACGTGAATAACGAGAAAGAATACTACCAGGCGGCTAATGCTGCTGTAACCGGCGGTAACCTGGTCATCACTGCTAAAAACCAAAGCGTCGGCGGTCAGCCATATACATCAGCCAAGCTCAACACTTCTGGAAAGTTCAGTATCAAATATGGCCGAATCGAGGCGAGGATCAAGCTGCCGGCATTCCAGGGCAGCTGGCCTGCTTTTTGGATGCTGGGTCAAAATATAGGCCAGGTAGGCTGGCCGCAATGTGGTGAAATTGATATTATGGAGCAGGTAAATACTAATAACACTATTTTAGGCACGATGCACTGGAACAACAATGGGCACGTGTATTATGGCAACAGCATTACCGCTACAGCAACCGATTACCATGTTTACGCTGTTGAGTGGGATGCAAACAGTATCAAATGGTACGTAGACGGTACTTTGTTCAATACGGGAAATATCCAGAACAATATCAATGGCACCGAAGAGTTTCAGCTCCCGTTTTATATTATTCTCAATTTGGCAGTAGGTGGCGATCTGCCGGGCAATACCATTAACAACGGCGCTTTACCGGCCAGCATGTATGTTGATTATGTGCGTGTGTATAATATTACCGGCAGCACAGGATCTACCGCGCCAATTGGACAAACAGTTACGTTAAAAGGCATCAATAACCAATATGTAAGCGGTGAAAACGGTACGCAAGCTATGAATTGTAACCGCGCAACTGCCAGCGGCTGGGAACAATTTACCGTAGTTGATGCGGGCGCAGGCAAAGTTGCGCTGCAAAGCCAGGGTAAATATGTAAGCAGCGAAAATGGTACACAAGCCATTACCTGTAACCGTACAGTCATTAGCGATTGGGAGAAATTCGACTGGGTGCCAACCGCTGACGGTAAGGTTACCTTCCGCGGCAACAATGGGAAGTTTATCTCCAGCGAAAACGGCACCCAGGCCATGACCTGCACACGCGCAACGGCCTCCGGCTGGGAAGCCTTTGGGGTTAATAAGTAG
- a CDS encoding glucan endo-1,6-beta-glucosidase: MKINYKFKLLVSVMLTFALLVNACKKDVRSQIAGGPGPVGTTPRAATGPVSTWLTTSNQSSLLAQGSVNFAPDAGTNATTITVDEGVTYQGIDGFGFTLTGGSASLLNGLGGNQANVLNELFGTAAGQIGISYLRISIGASDLSSSDFTYNQTAGDVNMNNFSLAQESTDFLPILKKILAINPSIKIIATPWTAPTWMKVNTTGNNGYTGGSLNTAYYDAFARYFVKYLQAMKAQGITIDAITPQNEPLNPYNNPSMVMQANEQVTFINNNLGPQIRAAGFNTKIIAYDHNADVPSYATTVVGQASSYVDGSAFHLYAGDISALSTVHDAYPNKNVYFTEQWVGAPSNFGGDLGWHMNNLIIGGTRNWSRNVLEWNLAADPGYNPHTNGGCSTCLGAITVSGTSVTRNVGYYIIAHASKFVRPGAVRIASNLSGSIQNVAFKNSDGTKVVIALNNGSSTVTFKLKWGTESFTYSLAAGAVVTFKWAGTPGGSSGTGAPVGSVITLKGFNNQYVSSENGTQAMNCNRATASGWEQFTVIDAGAGKVALQSQGKYVSSENGTQAITCNRTTFGDWEKFDWVPTADGKVTLRGNNGKFISSENGTQAMTCTRATASGWEAFGVNQ, from the coding sequence ATGAAAATCAATTACAAATTTAAGCTGCTGGTTTCGGTGATGCTCACCTTTGCCCTGTTGGTAAATGCGTGCAAAAAAGACGTTCGGTCGCAAATTGCAGGTGGCCCGGGTCCGGTAGGTACCACGCCCCGTGCCGCTACCGGCCCGGTGAGTACCTGGCTCACCACCTCCAATCAATCCAGCCTGCTGGCACAGGGTAGTGTGAATTTTGCGCCGGATGCAGGCACCAATGCCACTACCATCACTGTTGATGAAGGTGTCACCTATCAGGGTATTGACGGCTTTGGTTTTACCCTGACAGGTGGTAGTGCAAGCCTGTTAAACGGCCTCGGCGGCAACCAGGCTAATGTGCTTAACGAATTGTTTGGTACTGCTGCCGGGCAAATTGGAATCAGTTACCTGCGCATCAGTATCGGTGCGTCCGACTTAAGTTCGTCTGACTTTACTTACAACCAAACAGCCGGCGATGTTAATATGAACAATTTTAGCCTGGCGCAGGAGAGTACCGATTTTCTGCCCATATTGAAAAAGATTCTCGCCATTAACCCATCTATCAAGATTATTGCCACTCCCTGGACAGCCCCAACCTGGATGAAGGTTAACACCACCGGGAATAATGGTTATACCGGCGGTAGTTTAAATACGGCTTATTATGATGCCTTCGCCCGTTACTTTGTCAAATACTTGCAAGCCATGAAAGCGCAGGGGATTACGATAGATGCTATTACTCCGCAAAATGAACCGCTTAACCCTTATAATAACCCCAGTATGGTGATGCAGGCTAACGAGCAGGTTACGTTTATTAATAACAACCTGGGGCCGCAAATAAGGGCCGCAGGCTTTAATACCAAGATTATCGCTTACGATCATAATGCCGATGTGCCGAGCTACGCCACCACCGTAGTTGGCCAGGCAAGTTCTTATGTGGATGGATCCGCTTTCCATTTGTATGCCGGTGATATTAGTGCACTGTCAACCGTGCATGATGCGTACCCAAACAAGAACGTTTACTTTACCGAGCAATGGGTTGGTGCGCCAAGTAATTTTGGGGGAGACCTGGGCTGGCATATGAATAATTTGATCATCGGCGGCACCCGTAACTGGAGCCGTAATGTTTTGGAGTGGAACCTGGCGGCAGATCCGGGTTACAATCCGCATACCAATGGGGGTTGCAGCACTTGTTTGGGAGCCATTACCGTAAGCGGAACTTCGGTTACCCGCAACGTGGGCTACTACATTATTGCCCATGCTTCTAAATTTGTCAGGCCGGGAGCGGTGCGCATTGCCTCCAACCTCTCTGGTTCTATCCAAAACGTGGCCTTCAAAAACAGCGACGGCACCAAGGTAGTCATTGCCCTGAACAACGGTAGCAGCACCGTTACTTTTAAACTGAAATGGGGTACCGAATCTTTCACGTACAGCCTTGCTGCCGGTGCAGTAGTCACCTTTAAATGGGCCGGTACGCCCGGCGGAAGTTCTGGTACCGGCGCGCCTGTCGGCTCGGTTATCACCCTAAAAGGATTTAATAATCAATATGTAAGCAGCGAAAACGGTACGCAAGCCATGAATTGTAACCGGGCAACTGCCAGCGGCTGGGAACAATTCACTGTAATAGACGCCGGCGCAGGCAAAGTTGCGTTGCAAAGCCAGGGGAAATATGTAAGCAGCGAAAATGGTACACAGGCGATAACCTGTAACCGCACTACGTTTGGCGACTGGGAAAAATTCGACTGGGTGCCAACAGCAGACGGCAAAGTGACCCTGCGCGGCAACAATGGGAAGTTTATCTCCAGCGAAAACGGCACCCAGGCCATGACCTGCACACGCGCAACGGCATCGGGATGGGAAGCCTTTGGCGTGAATCAGTAA
- a CDS encoding chromosome partitioning protein ParA encodes MLKFYCRIICLFILLSGAVMSGSAQNIVPVVDSAKQHVFRYGELEWFKDTSNKLTFDDIVKSYGSEFSKNTAPTPQITDATASYWYRIKLDQRLSTRNNWVLEFFDQTIDSIAVYEPDKDNTYKATLLGSNRPFSKRLYRHKNFTLDLDHGPKTENVYYFRLRSHQSANVIIVLKSVNWFIAYALDEYFFFGIFYGMILVFGLYNLTMFIAMRQRQYLYYVVYNLSIGLYEMCTDGIAYQYLWEMAPQWNHYAYGISLFLASTFAMLFAQSLLNLKENAPRFNKILIAVVTVRTVFFVLCLLIDKNWFSYKIIEIVPLSVAFASGCYVLYKGYRPARFFVIGYSFLFAGFIIKSLIALNLGWFPVTAINFYSLSFCFIMEMLFITFAIGDRVRMLKREKDEAQLRMIKQLQQNEELKDQLNRNLEDQVAARTGELIEKSSLIEQQNEELVAVNQLLQQQAEEISRMNVLLESDNITLHHDIEKVTHDRVMSAEVDFEEFSKIYPDRETCFKFLSDLKWEHGYACKKCCNTSYGNGHLPYSRRCSKCGYEESVIAYTILQNTRIPINKAFYMIFLMYSTKGKISSHKLSEILSIRQSTCWAYSSRIKKAMESRKKEIKNAGSKGWSKLVIEPPAE; translated from the coding sequence ATGCTTAAATTTTATTGCCGGATTATATGCCTTTTCATTTTGTTGAGCGGCGCAGTGATGAGTGGCAGCGCTCAAAATATCGTGCCTGTAGTGGATTCCGCCAAACAGCATGTATTCAGATACGGCGAGCTGGAGTGGTTTAAAGACACCAGCAACAAACTTACCTTTGATGATATAGTAAAGAGCTACGGCAGTGAGTTTAGTAAAAATACGGCACCTACTCCACAAATAACGGATGCCACTGCTTCCTATTGGTATCGCATCAAGTTAGATCAGCGCCTATCAACCCGCAATAATTGGGTGCTGGAGTTTTTTGACCAAACCATTGATAGCATTGCCGTATACGAACCAGATAAAGACAACACTTACAAAGCCACGCTGCTAGGGAGCAATCGCCCTTTTTCGAAGCGTTTATACCGCCATAAAAACTTTACGCTTGATTTAGACCATGGGCCTAAAACCGAAAACGTATATTATTTCCGCCTGCGTTCCCACCAGTCTGCGAATGTTATTATTGTACTTAAATCTGTAAACTGGTTTATAGCCTACGCGCTGGATGAATATTTTTTCTTCGGTATTTTTTACGGGATGATCCTTGTATTCGGGCTTTATAATTTAACGATGTTTATTGCCATGCGCCAGCGGCAATACCTATATTACGTTGTTTACAACCTTAGCATTGGCTTGTATGAAATGTGTACGGATGGTATTGCTTACCAATACCTATGGGAGATGGCGCCTCAATGGAACCATTACGCTTACGGCATCTCTTTGTTTTTGGCCAGTACCTTTGCAATGCTCTTTGCGCAGAGCCTGCTCAACTTAAAAGAGAATGCACCACGATTCAATAAAATATTAATTGCAGTTGTTACAGTGAGAACCGTATTTTTTGTTTTGTGCTTATTGATCGATAAAAACTGGTTCAGCTACAAAATCATCGAGATTGTTCCGCTTTCGGTAGCTTTTGCGTCGGGTTGCTATGTTTTGTATAAAGGCTACCGGCCTGCGCGGTTTTTTGTAATCGGGTATAGCTTCCTGTTCGCGGGTTTTATTATCAAATCACTTATCGCGTTAAATTTAGGATGGTTCCCGGTTACAGCAATTAATTTTTATAGTCTAAGTTTTTGTTTTATTATGGAGATGCTCTTTATCACCTTCGCTATTGGTGACCGGGTACGGATGCTGAAACGGGAGAAAGATGAAGCCCAGCTGCGGATGATTAAACAACTACAGCAAAACGAAGAGCTGAAAGATCAGCTGAATAGAAACCTGGAAGATCAAGTAGCAGCCCGCACCGGGGAACTGATCGAAAAATCCTCCCTCATTGAACAGCAGAACGAGGAGTTGGTGGCTGTAAACCAACTTTTGCAGCAGCAAGCTGAAGAGATCTCCCGGATGAATGTACTGCTGGAAAGTGACAACATTACCCTACATCATGACATAGAGAAAGTAACACACGACAGGGTAATGTCGGCCGAAGTGGATTTTGAGGAGTTCAGCAAAATCTATCCCGACCGGGAAACCTGCTTTAAATTCCTGTCCGATTTGAAATGGGAGCACGGTTACGCGTGCAAAAAATGTTGCAATACCAGCTACGGAAACGGGCATTTGCCTTACAGCCGAAGGTGTTCCAAGTGCGGGTATGAGGAATCGGTTATTGCTTATACCATTTTGCAAAACACACGCATCCCTATCAATAAAGCTTTTTACATGATCTTTTTGATGTACAGCACCAAGGGAAAAATCTCATCTCATAAGCTATCGGAAATTCTATCCATTCGCCAAAGTACTTGTTGGGCTTACAGCAGCCGAATAAAAAAAGCAATGGAAAGCAGGAAGAAGGAAATTAAAAATGCAGGTAGCAAAGGCTGGAGTAAATTGGTGATCGAACCCCCGGCCGAATAA
- a CDS encoding glycosyl hydrolase family 5 — MKKLLILLAVLFGGDCNLSAQTAKFISVRGKEIIGSNGKPFLIRGTNLGNWLVPEGYMFKFKKVNSQRLINQAFTELIGPEETKLFWKKFQDTYITQGDIRFLKATGANSIRIPFNYKLFTSESYMGQNNPNRGFELLDRVIGWCKQENLYVLLDMHCAPGGQTGDNIDDGDGYPFLFTSPANRKQTADIWKRIADHYKNEGIILGYDLLNEPIAHYFNVDEINPQLEPTYKEITAAIRLVDKNHLLFLGGAQWDSNFKPFGKPFDSKLVYTFHKYWTDPTQQVIQDYIDFRDKYNVPIYVGETGENTDLWVHDFRVVCEKNNIGWHYWPYKKLDNDKGVMSFNVPDGYQEVIDYTEKDRGSFEDIRKAAPTDRAKIKAALYGFLENCKFANCFPQKGYIKALGLKVPGN, encoded by the coding sequence ATGAAAAAATTACTTATCCTTTTAGCGGTGCTTTTTGGCGGCGACTGTAATCTATCGGCCCAAACCGCAAAATTCATTTCTGTTAGGGGTAAAGAGATCATCGGTAGCAATGGTAAACCTTTTTTAATCCGTGGTACAAACCTGGGTAACTGGCTGGTGCCGGAAGGCTATATGTTTAAGTTTAAAAAAGTAAACTCGCAAAGGCTCATTAACCAGGCATTTACCGAGTTGATCGGCCCGGAAGAAACTAAACTGTTCTGGAAAAAGTTCCAGGATACCTATATTACCCAGGGTGATATCAGGTTTCTGAAGGCTACCGGGGCTAACTCCATCCGCATACCGTTTAATTATAAGCTTTTTACCAGCGAGAGTTATATGGGCCAAAACAATCCTAACCGTGGCTTCGAACTGCTGGACAGGGTAATTGGCTGGTGCAAGCAGGAAAACCTGTATGTATTACTGGATATGCATTGCGCTCCCGGCGGACAAACGGGGGATAATATCGATGATGGCGACGGCTACCCATTCTTGTTTACCAGCCCTGCAAACCGCAAGCAAACCGCCGACATCTGGAAACGCATTGCTGACCATTACAAAAACGAAGGTATTATTTTAGGCTACGATCTGCTGAACGAGCCCATTGCTCATTATTTTAATGTGGATGAGATTAACCCGCAACTGGAACCAACTTATAAAGAGATCACCGCCGCTATCCGCCTGGTAGATAAAAATCACCTCCTTTTCCTGGGTGGTGCGCAATGGGACAGCAACTTTAAGCCGTTTGGCAAGCCGTTCGACAGCAAGCTGGTTTATACTTTCCACAAGTACTGGACGGATCCCACTCAGCAAGTTATCCAGGATTATATTGATTTTCGTGACAAATATAACGTACCGATCTACGTAGGCGAAACGGGTGAGAACACCGACCTATGGGTCCATGATTTCCGGGTGGTATGCGAAAAGAATAATATAGGCTGGCATTACTGGCCCTATAAAAAGCTGGATAATGATAAAGGAGTTATGAGTTTCAACGTGCCGGATGGCTACCAGGAAGTGATTGACTATACCGAAAAAGATCGCGGCAGTTTTGAAGATATCCGAAAGGCAGCACCTACCGACAGGGCAAAAATAAAGGCAGCACTTTACGGGTTTTTAGAGAACTGTAAATTTGCCAATTGCTTCCCTCAGAAGGGTTATATCAAGGCACTGGGTTTAAAAGTGCCTGGTAATTAA
- a CDS encoding molybdenum ABC transporter substrate-binding protein, with protein sequence MKEFQQTTCTRRCGYRIIAVMMLLVCSAGLAHAQNLRIAIAANLQPVMKVLQKDFKQRSGLNIDAISGPSGNLTTQIKNGAPFDVFLSADTGFPEELFKSGFAVNKPVVYAQGILILCSRHKLGAESWKTTLLNKNVSRLAIGNPAIAPYGKAAKEVLTHEGIYKQLKPKLVFGESITQVNTYIATDAVEAGFTSLSFYKENSSRMTLFSWPIDPATYSPILQGMVLLKHAKNNADAKKFYDYILSPPARKIFAQYGYHLQ encoded by the coding sequence ATGAAGGAGTTTCAACAAACCACTTGCACCCGCAGATGTGGGTACAGAATAATCGCAGTGATGATGCTGTTGGTATGCAGTGCCGGTTTAGCCCATGCACAAAATTTGCGGATAGCTATTGCGGCCAATCTGCAGCCGGTAATGAAAGTTTTACAAAAAGACTTTAAGCAGCGCAGCGGCCTAAATATAGATGCCATTTCGGGCCCATCGGGTAATTTGACTACACAAATAAAAAACGGGGCACCCTTTGATGTTTTTTTATCTGCCGATACCGGATTCCCCGAGGAGCTTTTCAAAAGCGGTTTTGCAGTGAACAAACCTGTGGTATATGCACAGGGTATTTTGATATTGTGCAGCAGGCACAAACTTGGGGCCGAAAGCTGGAAAACGACACTGCTAAATAAAAACGTCAGCCGGCTGGCAATTGGCAACCCGGCAATAGCACCCTATGGCAAAGCCGCAAAAGAAGTGCTGACCCATGAAGGGATTTACAAGCAGCTTAAACCTAAACTAGTTTTTGGTGAAAGCATTACGCAGGTAAATACCTACATAGCAACGGATGCGGTAGAGGCAGGATTTACGTCCCTATCTTTTTATAAAGAAAACAGCAGCAGGATGACGTTGTTCAGCTGGCCAATTGATCCTGCAACTTACTCCCCCATACTGCAGGGTATGGTGTTGCTTAAACATGCCAAAAACAACGCCGACGCCAAAAAATTCTACGATTATATCCTGAGTCCACCGGCCAGAAAGATCTTTGCACAGTATGGTTATCACCTACAATAA